A stretch of Desulfuromonadales bacterium DNA encodes these proteins:
- a CDS encoding MASE3 domain-containing protein gives MGFYLLSRANYLLFHAIVELFSIVVACGVFMIVWNSRRFQDNGFFLCLGIGSLFVAGVDFLHTLAYKNMGVFPGKGANLATQLWIVARYLEAGSLLLAPTFLSRRLRPTPLFGGYLAVSLLLLAAVFGGIFPDCFREGTGLTPFKIGSEYLICFFLAGSLVVLRRYRQAFDPGVHKLLSLSVGAFILAELSFTLYTDVFGLSNMAGHLFKVAGFYLIYRGVIETGLTRPYDLLFRELKQSEASLSQRSAELEAANEELASAIEEQEVINEELMATNEKLAVVNEELAAANSDLEAFNYSVSHDLRGPLTAICGNAQVVLELFPDRADPQVLGLVRGILEQGWRMDDLIGTLLNLAQLNRVAVKRQPVDLSAMAKGIATALAAREPNRQAAFDIAAGMEVEADPALLQVALENLLGNAWKYTGKAAEAAIGFGTAEVEGARAFFVRDNGTGFDMTQAADLFTPFKRLHPGEDYEGFGVGLATVQRIVSRHGGRVWAESAPGRGATFYFTL, from the coding sequence GTGGGCTTCTATCTCCTCAGCCGTGCCAATTACCTGCTCTTCCACGCCATCGTGGAACTCTTCTCGATTGTCGTCGCCTGCGGCGTTTTCATGATCGTCTGGAACTCCCGCCGGTTCCAGGATAACGGTTTTTTTCTCTGCCTCGGCATCGGCTCCCTCTTCGTGGCAGGGGTCGATTTTCTTCACACCCTGGCCTACAAAAACATGGGAGTCTTTCCGGGCAAGGGTGCAAACCTGGCAACCCAGCTCTGGATCGTCGCCCGCTACCTGGAGGCCGGTTCCCTGCTGCTCGCTCCCACCTTCCTGAGCCGCAGGCTCCGGCCGACCCCCCTCTTCGGAGGCTATCTGGCTGTGAGCCTCCTCCTGCTGGCGGCGGTCTTCGGTGGAATCTTTCCGGACTGCTTCCGGGAGGGAACAGGGCTCACTCCCTTCAAGATCGGCAGCGAATATCTGATCTGCTTTTTTCTGGCCGGCTCCCTCGTGGTTCTGCGTCGTTACCGGCAGGCCTTCGACCCCGGCGTTCACAAGCTCCTCTCCCTCTCGGTCGGGGCGTTCATCCTCGCCGAGCTCTCCTTCACCCTCTATACGGACGTCTTCGGCCTCAGCAATATGGCCGGCCATCTGTTCAAGGTCGCCGGCTTCTACCTGATCTACCGGGGAGTGATCGAAACCGGCCTGACCCGCCCTTACGACCTGCTGTTCCGCGAACTGAAGCAGAGCGAGGCATCCCTGAGCCAGCGCTCCGCCGAACTGGAGGCGGCCAACGAGGAACTGGCTTCGGCGATCGAAGAGCAGGAAGTCATCAACGAGGAGTTGATGGCGACGAACGAAAAACTGGCGGTTGTCAACGAGGAACTGGCGGCCGCCAACAGCGACCTGGAAGCCTTCAACTACTCGGTTTCCCACGATCTGCGCGGGCCGTTGACGGCCATCTGCGGCAACGCCCAGGTGGTTCTTGAGCTGTTCCCCGACAGGGCCGACCCGCAGGTTCTGGGCCTGGTCCGCGGCATCCTCGAGCAGGGCTGGCGGATGGACGATCTGATCGGCACCCTGCTGAACCTTGCCCAGCTCAATCGCGTGGCAGTGAAGCGGCAACCGGTCGACCTGAGCGCAATGGCGAAAGGGATTGCCACCGCCCTGGCAGCCCGCGAGCCGAACCGGCAGGCGGCATTCGACATCGCCGCCGGGATGGAGGTCGAAGCCGACCCGGCCCTGTTGCAGGTGGCCCTGGAGAACCTGCTCGGCAACGCCTGGAAGTACACCGGCAAGGCAGCCGAGGCGGCCATCGGGTTCGGCACGGCCGAGGTCGAGGGAGCGCGGGCCTTCTTCGTACGGGACAACGGGACGGGGTTCGACATGACACAGGCCGCCGACCTCTTTACCCCCTTCAAGCGGCTCCACCCCGGAGAGGATTACGAGGGATTCGGCGTCGGACTGGCGACTGTGCAGCGCATCGTCTCCAGGCACGGCGGCCGGGTCTGGGCGGAGAGCGCGCCGGGCCGGGGAGCGACGTTCTATTTCACCCTCTGA
- a CDS encoding histidine phosphatase family protein: MQLYLMQHGQAVPETEHPEQPLSREGVAQIQTSAAVMKKLGIAPDLIVCSPKKRSRQSAALVAEGVNYPYSDILETEAIKPAAPADDTLSFLRQNPACASVLIVGHLPSLTRIASLLLGGDTSVRVRFENGGLCRLDTTDLTPGEAELVFHLPAVLLQVMGK, translated from the coding sequence ATGCAACTCTACCTCATGCAGCACGGCCAGGCGGTGCCGGAAACCGAGCATCCCGAACAGCCGCTGAGCCGGGAGGGGGTGGCGCAGATCCAAACCTCGGCCGCGGTGATGAAGAAGCTGGGAATCGCCCCCGACCTGATCGTCTGCAGCCCGAAGAAGCGCTCGCGGCAGAGCGCTGCCCTGGTCGCCGAGGGGGTGAACTACCCCTACAGCGACATCCTCGAGACCGAGGCGATCAAGCCTGCCGCACCGGCCGACGATACCCTCTCCTTCCTCCGGCAGAACCCGGCTTGCGCCTCGGTATTGATCGTCGGACACCTGCCATCCCTCACCCGCATCGCCTCGCTGCTGCTGGGTGGCGACACCTCGGTGCGGGTGCGCTTCGAGAATGGCGGGCTGTGCCGGCTCGACACGACGGACCTGACGCCGGGAGAGGCGGAACTGGTCTTCCATCTCCCGGCAGTGCTGCTGCAGGTGATGGGGAAGTAG